The Balearica regulorum gibbericeps isolate bBalReg1 chromosome 5, bBalReg1.pri, whole genome shotgun sequence genome window below encodes:
- the LOC104638773 gene encoding cytosolic phospholipase A2 epsilon-like gives MSQELLPMEVPEALYYMNPGKVMMPSNAKALQDEDSDIDSLGDDEPQEENEESTVPDKGDFKIESSPCYLLTVRIIRMRNLQRVDALSQADCYVSLWLPTATCEKSRTKTVRNSNNPVWNETFYFRIQSQVKNMLELTVYDEDFATPDDHLLCALFDIAKLPIERTVLLCFKPSPKAKEELEVEFKLEAATGPHEAIATNGVLVCRELCCLEVEVAEKMQQKSKKELSLTVKGSFEGTQDITLGPDGVASPSGPTKFHYIKYAEPTLDVMLPKKRRYHPWTCKYSTETGSPVVMLNSLPMGRKTTIAEEKRFDLNVRAQSCNCSCHQDLDMRFGFDLCSEEMAFLGKRKRYVASALKNVFHLQQDLQDFEVPVVAIITTGGGLKSMTGLYGSLMGLKKLNLLDCVTYISGLSGTTWTMANLYRDAYWSQKDLDSHIGEAQKQATKCKMGCFSMDRMKYYNKQLCQRKEEGYRTSFIDLWGLMIEYLLNDGKDPHKLSEQQEALCDGQNPLPIYVSVSVRDNYSTNDFKEWVEFTPYEVGLLKYGAFVRTEHFGSEFFMGRLLKKVPESRICYLQGMWSSIFSVNLLQIWGLSHSSEDFWKRWTQDRIEEVDEDPVLPTRPHELRTRMYTPPGPLSSALRGALTDRFSVAQHHNFLKGYQLHNNYLENEHFCRWKDTVLDSHPNQLMQNSDHLGMIDAGFFINTSSPPLLRPQREVDVIIYLSYTTGSHTSSLDKAYKYYSEQKIPFPKISLTDEDKKNLKECYIFQDSDLPGCPIVIFLPLVNDTFREYKAPGVKRCCSEMEGGQLDLTSRFSPYCMFSVRYTDENYRRLLNLSEYNVLNNSQMIMQALQIAMQRRRQNMC, from the exons ATGTCTCAGGAACTGCTGCCCATGGAGGTGCCAGAAGCACTCTATTACATGAATCCAGGGAAGGTCATGATGCCATCAAATGCAAAAGCGCTACAG gATGAAGACTCAGACATCGATTCTTTGGGAGATGATGAACcgcaagaagaaaatgaagaaagtacTGTACCAGACAAAGGTGATTTCAAG ATAGAATCCTCTCCTTGCTACCTGCTGACCGTAAGGATCATCCGGATGAGAAACCTCCAGCGAGTGGATGCCT TAAGCCAGGCTGATTGCTACGTGTCGTTGTGGCTGCCGACTGCGACATGTGAAAAGTCCCGCACTAAAACTGTGAGAAACTCCAACAATCCAGTGTGGAATGAAACTTTCTACTTCAGGATCCAGAGTCAGGTCAAG AACATGCTGGAGCTGACAGTGTACGATGAGGATTTTGCTACTCCAGATGACCATCTCCTCTGTGCACTCTTTGATATTGCTAAACTTCCAATTGAAAGAACAGTGCTCCTGTGTTTTAAGCCCAGCCCAAAG GCCAAGGAAGAGCTAGAGGTTGAATTCAAATTGGAGGCCGC TACTGGTCCTCATGAAGCCATTGCTACCAATGGAGTCCTGGTG TGCCGTGAACTTTGCTGCTTGGAAGTTGAAGTGGCAGAGAAGATGCAGCAAAAATCAA AGAAAGAGCTTTCTCTCACCGTGAAGGGCTCCTTTGAGGGGACGCAGGATATCACGCTGGGCCCTGACGGAGTGGCCAGCCCATCGGGTCCCACCAAGTTCCACTATATCAAGTATGCAGAACCAACGCTGGATGTCATGTTGCCAAAGAAGAGGCGCTACCACCCT tggacCTGTAAGTACAGTACAGAGACGGGGTCCCCTGTGGTGATGCTGAATTCActgcccatgggaaggaaaACGACCATTGCAGAG gagaaaagaTTTGACTTGAATGTGAGAGCACAAAGCTG TAATTGTTCATGCCACCAAGACCTGGACATGCGCTTTGGGTTTGATTTGTGTTCGGAGGAGATGGctttcctggggaaaagaaagagatatgTAGCAAGTGccctgaaaaatgtttttcacctACAACAGGACCTGCAGGATTTTGAA GTCCCTGTTGTGGCTATCATCACGACAGGTGGAGGACTGAAGTCAATGACAGGACTATACGGCAGCCTTATGGGACTCAAGAAATTAAATCTCCTGGACTGCGTAACATACATCAGTGGGTTGTCCGGCACCACGTG GACCATGGCCAACTTATACAGAGATGCCTACTGGTCACAGAAGGACCTGGACTCGCATATTGGGGAAGCCCAGAAACAAGCAACCAAATGCAAGATGGGCTGTTTCTCTATGGATCGCATGAAGTACTACAACAAGCAGCTTTGTCAGCGGAAAGAAGAAGGATACAGGACATCATTTATAGATCTTTGGGGGCTCATGATCGAGTATTTACTAAATGATGGG aaAGATCCCCACAAACTTTCAGAGCAGCAAGAAGCACTGTGTGATGGCCAGAACCCACTGCCCATCTATGTGTCGGTCAGTGTCCGGGACAATTACAGCACCAATGATTTCAAAG AGTGGGTGGAATTCACCCCCTACGAGGTGGGACTGCTGAAGTACGGCGCCTTTGTTCGCACAGAGCATTTCGGAAGTGAGTTCTTCATGGGACGCTTGTTAAAAAAGGTCCCTGAATCCCGGATCTGCTACCTTCAAG GTATGTGGAGCAGTATATTTTCTGTGAACCTATTACAAATATGGGGACTGTCCCACAGTTCAGAGGACTTCTGGAAGAGATGGACACAAGACAGAATAGAAGAAGTTG ATGAAGACCCAGTGTTGCCTACAAGACCTCACGAGCTGAGGACTCGCATGTACACTCCTCCTGGCCCCCTGTCCAGCGCCCTTCGGGGAGCACTGACTGACCGCTTCTCTGTTGCCCAGCACCACAATTTCCTGAAGGGCTACCAGCTGCATAACAACTACCTGGAGAATGAGCACTTCTGTCGATGGAAAG acaCTGTGTTAGACTCACATCCCAATCAGCTGATGCAAAATTCTGATCACCTGGGCATGATAGACGCTGGATTTTTCATCAATACCAGCAGTCCACCACTTTTAAGGCCACAGAGGGAAGTGGATGTCATCATATATTTAAGTTATACTACTGGATCACATACATCG TCTCTAGATAAGGCGTATAAATACTACTCAGAGCAGAAAATCCCATTCCCCAAAATTTCTCTGACTGATGAAgataagaaaaatctgaaggaGTGCTACATCTTCCAAGATTCAGATTTGCCAGGATGTCCGatagtgatttttcttcctcttgtgaATGACACCTTCCGAGAGTACAAAGCACCCG gTGTCAAGCGCTGTTGCTCAGAGATGGAGGGAGGACAACTTGATTTGACAAGTCGCTTTTCCCCCTACTGCATGTTCTCGGTCAGGTATACTGATGAGAATTACCGCCGGCTGCTGAACCTCAGTGAATACAACGTCCTGAACAACTCACAGATGATTATGCAGGCCTTGCAGATAGCAATGCAAAGGAGAAGGCAAAACATGTGCTGA